Proteins encoded within one genomic window of Ranitomeya variabilis isolate aRanVar5 chromosome 4, aRanVar5.hap1, whole genome shotgun sequence:
- the DDIT4 gene encoding DNA damage-inducible transcript 4 protein, protein MPARGGIIYSIPRALPSPILEEPQDLWNGKCVDLSDRCSSLPNSDCESLSSSGSFSECDFDDSDNSDKISIPDSELLCDPEGEQLCPNVLKMIKRSLNNVNINSLRCSKFLLPDDLLCHLGQELMHLAYTEPCGLRGAFIDVCVEQGKKCHTVAQLEVDPSVVPTFHITILLKLDSRLWPRIQGLFSTKPVPGSGLSMKLSPGFKVLKKKLYSSEELVIEEC, encoded by the exons ATGCCTGCCAGGGGTGGTATCATCTATTCTATTCCTAGGGCTCTGCCATCACCAATCCTTGAAGAACCCCAAGACCTGTGGAATGGGAAGTGCGTGGACTTGTCTGACAGATGTTCCAGCCTTCCCAATTCGGACTGTGAATCCCTTTCGAGTAGCGGCTCATTCTCTGAATGCG ACTTTGATGACTCTGATAACTCTGATAAGATTTCCATACCAGATTCTGAACTGCTCTGTGACCCTGAAGGAGAACAATTGTGTCCCAATGTTCTCAAAATGATAAAGAGAAGCCTGaacaatgtaaacattaattctctgAGATGTTCCAAATTCCTCCTCCCTGATGATCTTCTTTGCCATTTGGGTCAAGAACTGATGCACCTGGCCTACACGGAGCCTTGCGGTCTCAGGGGTGCCTTTATTGACGTTTGTGTGGAGCAGGGCAAGAAATGCCACACGGTGGCACAGCTAGAAGTGGATCCGTCTGTGGTACCTACTTTCCACATCACCATCCTGCTTAAACTTGACTCTAGGTTATGGCCTAGAATCCAAGGTCTTTTTAGCACTAAACCGGTCCCTGGGTCTGGGCTGTCGATGAAACTCAGCCCTGGGTTTAAGGTTCTGAAAAAGAAACTGTACAGTTCTGAAGAACTTGTAATTGAAGAATGTTAA